The stretch of DNA TTCACTTtaatttttgtgtaatttttgtgTCGCCGTTATtataaaatttactttattcACCAAACATTACaactttttcctatttttatccCGGCGTTACATTTAACTCTTCATTTCACCAGATGttcaaaagtcataaaaacttctttttttctcataatgaCTTTTTTGTTATACTATTTTCTTCATGTACAGTtgtgacttttttcttgtaatgaaACTTAAAAATCGTGAACTGGCTCTAATATTCCACCTGAATTCAAAGTGTAAATAAGAGAACATAATtgtcaagatggccgcccttgGCGCGATGCCGTCACTGAAAcccaaaaacatccagatttcccaaaacttttttctttcctgaccCATTTGTTTCCTCCTGCAGGGTTCGGTCAGGATGAGGCGCAGGAATCCTCGACATGCACGAAGACACGACCTCGTCACCATGGTAACGCCATAGAACGGCGCTCCAGCAGCAGATtccggttctgttctggttctgatccgtttcGTTCATGAATCTGTGTGTGCAGGAGACGCTGCACGCCGCTCCCACTTCTCCCACAGCTCCCAGCAGCTCCAGTCTGCTGCCGACGGCCCAGCAGAACCTCAACCTGCCGGCCAATGGCAGCTCAGACGGCGTTCCCGTTCCGCCGCCGCAGAACGCCACCGTCGATCCCACCACGTCCTCCGACACGGCTGTGGCTCCGCCCCCAGCAGGTGAGAGGCAGCAGAGGCGTCACATGACCTGCAGGTGGGAGCGTGGACTTTGCCCCCGCCAGCCCGAGGTCAGCTGCAGTTTTCCCAGATCCAGAGGCGTTTTAGTGTCGACAGCTGGAATGTGGCGCGGCGCTCCAAGGCTCTGCAAACAGGAAGAACCGAGTTATCAGTTCCTGTGAGCCGAGCAAATATCTGGAAaccagaaacaatcagctgCAGTCGGAACAAACTCCTCCATCTCACAGATTCATGGAGCTAACCGAACATGCAGCCATTAATCCatcattaaatacatttaactttTGGGAATTTCAAGAGAATAAAATAGTAATTTCATGCGCGTTTCCTGAGGGTCAGCGAACGCACCGTGCAGCTCACTGGTCCTGCTCTCCTCCAGCAGTCAGGGAGTTGGTGGTTTCGGCCGGACAGAGCGTGGAGGTGACGCTGCCGCGGAACGAGGTGGAGCTCAACGCCTACGTGGTCCCGACCCCCCAACCAGGTAAGGTCTCACCTGGAGGCGGGGCATCGTGGAGAGGGGCGGAGCTTCCCTCCACGATGCCCCATGTCTGGTTCTCTTCAGGAAGCAGCTACGCCTTCGACTGGCGGCTGAAGACGCATCCCAGAAATTACACCGGAGAGATGGAGGGCCAGAAGGGACAAACACTGAAGCTCAGCAAGGTacccaggttctggttctgaacctGGTTcaggtcctggttctggttctgaacctGGTTCaagtcctggttctggttctggttctgtctgacCTTCTCTCCCACCCTCCAGCTAACAGTGGGCCTGTACGAGTTCGAGGTGACGGTGATGGATGGGGACGGCGCTCGTGGGCGGGGCTACGTCAACGTCACCGTCAGACCAGGTGAGACGGGAGGCAGGTTCTGTTTaggttctgttcagtttgtgttcagGTTCTGTTCATTTTCACAACAGAACCTGTTGTGAACCTGTTCACAGGTTCTGTTGTGTTCAACAGGTTCTGAACACAACAGAACCTGTTGTGTTCCTGAACACAACAGGTTCTGTTGTGTTCAGGTTCTGTTTAggttctgttcaggttctgttcaggttctgTTCAGGCCCAGATTAATTTCCAGGTTAGCTGTTCACGGAGCCTCACCTGAACTCACCTGGAGCCGATTTTAAACCCTGAATACTTTTTATCAACGACCGATTCCAGCGACTGAAGAAACGAGGAGCGATGGATAAATGTCTGGATCCTGGAAACTGAGTCAGAAACCTTGAAGGTTCTGGAGGTCCGACCCGAACTGCAGAACCGATCAGCAAAGACCCAGAAAAAACTTTCATAGTGGTGGACAGAGCTGGTCGGTAAAATAAGTTAGAGAGGAGCAgctgtttgaaaaaagaaagatacatacatttatatgagaatttatatttattaattgaaaatgcaagatactttttcataaaaaatgttatcttaCCTGCTCAtcaataaagtaaatgtttatgAAATGTGCATCATTAACACAAACAGAACTACACctgccttattaaaagaaaaactgatcatttccattttttgggtcatcagttgttttctgttttgttggcCAAATTATTACGTTTTTTTATTTGGTCTTGGGCCGaacaaaatcacaaacatttgaTAAATGAGCAGATGAGGTCGCATGAATGAACATCCCATGATGTGtttgactggttctggttctgctcagtgATCCACTTAATGCCTCATTTTCCACCTGGCAGAGCCGCGCGTAAACAAACCCCCGGTTGCCATGGTTTCCCCCAAGTACCAGGAGATCTCCCTGCCGACCAGCTCCACGGTGATCGACGGCAGCCGTGAGTGGTTTTCACTCGACAGAAACGCCGCCAGCCGCCATGGCTCTGACCCAaaccttcctcctcttcctctgcgcAGAGAGCACCGACGACGACAAGGTCGTGACCTGGCACTGGGAGGAGGTCAAAGGTCCCCTGAGGGAGGAGAAGGTCTCTGCCGACACGCCCATCCTTACCCTCACCAACCTGGTTCCTGGGAACTACACGTTCAGGTGGGGGTGGAGGAACCCGGCcggttctgctgaggttctggTCCAAACACAGACCGGGTCCAGGGTGGTTAAAGCTGCCAGCCAGAACTTTTTTCCCTGAGTAAAAAATTGTGAATGagttttcctcttcctccagtcTGACCGTCACGGACTCGGACGGCGCCACGGACTCGACCCAGGCCAGCCTGTCTGTCAACAAAGCCAAGGACTACAAGCCTGTAGCCAACGCCGGCCCAAACCAGGTCAGAAACCTCCTTCCTGTTGGTTCTGGACTGTGCGGCGCACCAACAGTGCCAAAACTTGGACTATTCTCCACCCAGCATCGAGTACTTCTTTGTTCCCAGGAGGCTACTTCTGGCGCTGGCCGGCATCACTGACTGAGCAGGACAATATTACCTAGCATTAGCTTTGGAGAGGCTAATGACTATCATGGTTAGGCTGGTCATCCTCCTTCCTCTGCTGTCCATTATAATGGAtaggctagcattagcattagatATGCTGGTGTTACCATCAGttcagttagcattagcattggaTAGGctaacattaataataataatacatttgaaaaactaCCATTAACTTTGGGTAGGCTTGTGTTAGCATTGGATAGGCTAACAACTAGCATGTCTAGGCTGATGTAGAAAAAATGATCAAGATAAATGTTTAGCATAAAGTACCAGTAGACACCATGCTGCAGATggattgtatttttgtttactgtaaTTCAAAGTGACTCTAAGTTGGTCCATCACTAATCAGATCAGTAGTTAGCTCTGGATTAAACCTTCTGGAACAAGGCAGCAACCTCTACTGGGTGAACAGCAGTGTTAATTTTGGCCCCAACAGTGCACCATAGAACCGGGCTGTAGAACCGGCCGCAGGCGGTACCAATCCCAACGGGCTGTGCGTCTCTTTCCAGGCCATCCAGCTGCCGAGGAACTCCATCACGCTGTACGGCAACCAGAGCACGGACGACCACGACAACCTGGGCTACGAATGGTCGCTGAGCCCAGAGAGCAAGGACAAGGTGGTGGAGATGCAGGTGAGGTTCTGCAGCGCCGCCGGGTCGGTCCGGATGCGCCGGCCTCACCGTGTCTCGTGGTTTCCAGGGCGTCCGGACCCCCATCCTGCAGCTGTCGGCCATGCAGGAGGGAGACTACACCTTCCAGCTGACGGTGACGGACTCGGCAGGACAGCAGGACACGTCTAAGGTCACCGTCATCGTgcaaccgggtcagaaccgccTCAGTATGTTTCATGGATCCAGAACCTTCCTGTTGGTCGGTCTGCCaataaacacagcagaaagtattcacactcttCAGTTCCTAACGATTTggtcaaacaaaagaaaaatgagacattttaagctggttctgctgggttctaatggttctgctgggttctaatggttctgctggttctgctgcagagaaCAACCAGCCTCCAGTGGCGGACGCTGGGCCGGAGAAGGAGCTGACACTGCCGGTGGATGAAACCACGCTGGACGGCACAGAGAGCAAAGATGACCAGAAGATCGCCTCCTACCTCTGGACCAAGACCAGGTCGgttctgggtctggttctggaGGTGCACTGGACTTGGCCTGATTTAAAAATGGACCACTTTCTGGACGCTTTCTGTTTCTCCAGCGGTCCGGACGGCGTGAAGATCAACAACGCAGACAAAGCTGTTGCCACGGTAACGGGCCTGGAGGTCGGGGAGTATCATTTCACGCTGACAGTGACGGACGACAGGAAGCTGGAGAGCAGCGACACGGTGAAGGTCATCGTCAGAGAAGGTCAGTGGGCTGTTCTGGACCGGGTCTCAGAGCCAATCAGGAGGCCTGCAGCGTCTCACAGCCAATCAGGAGGCCTGCAGCGTCTCACAGCCAATCAGGAGGCCTGCAGCGTCTCACAGCCAATCAGGAGGCCTGCAGCGTCTCACAGCCAATCAGGAGGCCTGTAGTGAGTGTCTGTCCCTGTCATTGCCCCAGAAAAGGACCAGCCTCCTGTGGCCCGGGTTCTGTCCACCCCGCCCGTCTCCCTGCCGGTCAGAACCGCCGCCCTGGACGGGTCGCGCTCCTCTGACGATAAAGGCGGCCTGAGCTTCCTGTGGAGCCGAGACGACAGCAGCCCGGCTGCGGGGGTAAGATGTTCTGCACCACCTTGCCGGGTccaggttcaggttctggttctggttctggttccggttcctCATGCTGGTGGTTTTGTCTTCCAGGACGTCCTGAACAACTCCGACCACCAGGCGGTGCTGTTCCTGGGGAACCTGGTGGAGGGGAAGTACAGCTTCACGCTGCAGGTGACTGACAGCAAAGGACAGAGCAGCTCAGACCGGGGAACCGTGGAGGTCCGACCCGGTAGGAGACCCGacaagaaccaatcagaaccagggcGGGGCTTTATGGAttccaaataaaacaccagATCTagttacagtaaatatttttattttaatcgtCCGTGCTCTGAGGCGGCTCTGCAGTTTAATAAAGAgaataaagtaaagaaatattagcagaataaatatgcaattttaaaaaatatctaaaactaTGAGAAAAGCtttaagaaaagttaaaaatgctGTGAGCAGCTCAgttcatgtaaatatttgtatgaTTCAAACTTTCAAACTAATTTGTTGAAAGATGAAGAATTTCCTTATCTGGAAAAcggataaaaagtaaaacttaacAAGATGCTCAACTTTCTTCATTGAAAggaattctgattctgattttaactttttattatatttcatgtcattttcatGAAATTCTAAaaattttttctcataatttaaaaataaaatattccagcCTGGCTTTAATATTCCATCGTAGAcaacctgaaataaaatccatatacatggaagctgtaaaacaatatGGCCGCCATGGCGCGGTGACATCACTATGAAGTTCGTAAACACAAGGAGAAAATCCAGATTTCccaaaaatgaaatcttcaattaatcaataaatcaattaaagtCAGACCTACCTGACGACCCACTGATCCGATTCCCTCCTGTGACCTTCTCCTGACCTCTCCTTGACCCCTGCCTGACCCCTGTCAGACCCGTGGCAGCGGGACCTGGTGGAGCTGGTCCTGGAGGTCTCCGTATCCCAGGTGTCCCAGCGGCAGCGGGACCTGCTGCTGCGTCAGGTCGGCGTCCTGCTTGGCGTCCTGGACGGTGACATCATCGTCAGGGAGATCGGCGCCTTCGGCGAGCACAGGTTGGCCACGACCCCTTCCCGTCGGCCTCCGGCCGTTTGTCTGTGATGAAGCTGAgccgtcctcctcttcctcagcacCCGGCTGGTGTTCCTGGTGTCGGGCGGTCCGGGGCGCCCCCCGCTGTCCGGACGCAGCGTCACGCTCAACC from Xiphophorus maculatus strain JP 163 A chromosome 13, X_maculatus-5.0-male, whole genome shotgun sequence encodes:
- the kiaa0319l gene encoding dyslexia-associated protein KIAA0319-like protein homolog isoform X4, with the protein product MSGGLLTWRWPHLLLLARLWLLAPPTGQAAALCRVSGGVLGIHWSSTLSLGWFPLASGQGGATCFETCCLRPGCGAVWSVGGRCVLLGCSRTDGCSISALPQPHQESLGLLQLLAKGSVRMRRRNPRHARRHDLVTMETLHAAPTSPTAPSSSSLLPTAQQNLNLPANGSSDGVPVPPPQNATVDPTTSSDTAVAPPPAAVRELVVSAGQSVEVTLPRNEVELNAYVVPTPQPGSSYAFDWRLKTHPRNYTGEMEGQKGQTLKLSKLTVGLYEFEVTVMDGDGARGRGYVNVTVRPEPRVNKPPVAMVSPKYQEISLPTSSTVIDGSQSTDDDKVVTWHWEEVKGPLREEKVSADTPILTLTNLVPGNYTFSLTVTDSDGATDSTQASLSVNKAKDYKPVANAGPNQAIQLPRNSITLYGNQSTDDHDNLGYEWSLSPESKDKVVEMQGVRTPILQLSAMQEGDYTFQLTVTDSAGQQDTSKVTVIVQPGQNRLKNNQPPVADAGPEKELTLPVDETTLDGTESKDDQKIASYLWTKTSGPDGVKINNADKAVATVTGLEVGEYHFTLTVTDDRKLESSDTVKVIVREEKDQPPVARVLSTPPVSLPVRTAALDGSRSSDDKGGLSFLWSRDDSSPAAGDVLNNSDHQAVLFLGNLVEGKYSFTLQVTDSKGQSSSDRGTVEVRPDPWQRDLVELVLEVSVSQVSQRQRDLLLRQVGVLLGVLDGDIIVREIGAFGEHSTRLVFLVSGGPGRPPLSGRSVTLNLRSKLRKQKNDFLIFKAQDIDTVVCQLNCSGHGECDSFTRKCVCQPFWMENFLRAQLGDAESNCDWSVLYVTIASFLIVVAVATLIWSLVCCCNRRRNKVRRSKSRYKILEGEEQEVMALQPPRTTRLKPAPGPASSALMHSDSDLDSDEGQERGHLLRPQNGSLNNGQGPPRAKKPREELL
- the kiaa0319l gene encoding dyslexia-associated protein KIAA0319-like protein homolog isoform X2 — encoded protein: MFVSVAPAGSGTRWKMSGGLLTWRWPHLLLLARLWLLAPPTGQAAALCRVSGGVLGIHWSSTLSLGWFPLASGQGGATCFETCCLRPGCGAVWSVGGRCVLLGCSRTDGCSISALPQPHQESLGLLQLLAKGSVRMRRRNPRHARRHDLVTMETLHAAPTSPTAPSSSSLLPTAQQNLNLPANGSSDGVPVPPPQNATVDPTTSSDTAVAPPPAVRELVVSAGQSVEVTLPRNEVELNAYVVPTPQPGSSYAFDWRLKTHPRNYTGEMEGQKGQTLKLSKLTVGLYEFEVTVMDGDGARGRGYVNVTVRPEPRVNKPPVAMVSPKYQEISLPTSSTVIDGSQSTDDDKVVTWHWEEVKGPLREEKVSADTPILTLTNLVPGNYTFSLTVTDSDGATDSTQASLSVNKAKDYKPVANAGPNQAIQLPRNSITLYGNQSTDDHDNLGYEWSLSPESKDKVVEMQGVRTPILQLSAMQEGDYTFQLTVTDSAGQQDTSKVTVIVQPGQNRLKNNQPPVADAGPEKELTLPVDETTLDGTESKDDQKIASYLWTKTSGPDGVKINNADKAVATVTGLEVGEYHFTLTVTDDRKLESSDTVKVIVREEKDQPPVARVLSTPPVSLPVRTAALDGSRSSDDKGGLSFLWSRDDSSPAAGDVLNNSDHQAVLFLGNLVEGKYSFTLQVTDSKGQSSSDRGTVEVRPDPWQRDLVELVLEVSVSQVSQRQRDLLLRQVGVLLGVLDGDIIVREIGAFGEHSTRLVFLVSGGPGRPPLSGRSVTLNLRSKLRKQKNDFLIFKAQDIDTVVCQLNCSGHGECDSFTRKCVCQPFWMENFLRAQLGDAESNCDWSVLYVTIASFLIVVAVATLIWSLVCCCNRRRNKVRRSKSRYKILEGEEQEVMALQPPRTTRLKPAPGPASSALMHSDSDLDSDEGQERGHLLRPQNGSLNNGQGPPRAKKPREELL
- the kiaa0319l gene encoding dyslexia-associated protein KIAA0319-like protein homolog isoform X1 encodes the protein MFVSVAPAGSGTRWKMSGGLLTWRWPHLLLLARLWLLAPPTGQAAALCRVSGGVLGIHWSSTLSLGWFPLASGQGGATCFETCCLRPGCGAVWSVGGRCVLLGCSRTDGCSISALPQPHQESLGLLQLLAKGSVRMRRRNPRHARRHDLVTMETLHAAPTSPTAPSSSSLLPTAQQNLNLPANGSSDGVPVPPPQNATVDPTTSSDTAVAPPPAAVRELVVSAGQSVEVTLPRNEVELNAYVVPTPQPGSSYAFDWRLKTHPRNYTGEMEGQKGQTLKLSKLTVGLYEFEVTVMDGDGARGRGYVNVTVRPEPRVNKPPVAMVSPKYQEISLPTSSTVIDGSQSTDDDKVVTWHWEEVKGPLREEKVSADTPILTLTNLVPGNYTFSLTVTDSDGATDSTQASLSVNKAKDYKPVANAGPNQAIQLPRNSITLYGNQSTDDHDNLGYEWSLSPESKDKVVEMQGVRTPILQLSAMQEGDYTFQLTVTDSAGQQDTSKVTVIVQPGQNRLKNNQPPVADAGPEKELTLPVDETTLDGTESKDDQKIASYLWTKTSGPDGVKINNADKAVATVTGLEVGEYHFTLTVTDDRKLESSDTVKVIVREEKDQPPVARVLSTPPVSLPVRTAALDGSRSSDDKGGLSFLWSRDDSSPAAGDVLNNSDHQAVLFLGNLVEGKYSFTLQVTDSKGQSSSDRGTVEVRPDPWQRDLVELVLEVSVSQVSQRQRDLLLRQVGVLLGVLDGDIIVREIGAFGEHSTRLVFLVSGGPGRPPLSGRSVTLNLRSKLRKQKNDFLIFKAQDIDTVVCQLNCSGHGECDSFTRKCVCQPFWMENFLRAQLGDAESNCDWSVLYVTIASFLIVVAVATLIWSLVCCCNRRRNKVRRSKSRYKILEGEEQEVMALQPPRTTRLKPAPGPASSALMHSDSDLDSDEGQERGHLLRPQNGSLNNGQGPPRAKKPREELL
- the kiaa0319l gene encoding dyslexia-associated protein KIAA0319-like protein homolog isoform X3 — protein: MFVSVAPAGSGTRWKMSGGLLTWRWPHLLLLARLWLLAPPTGQAAALCRVSGGVLGIHWSSTLSLGWFPLASGQGGATCFETCCLRPGCGAVWSVGGRCVLLGCSRTDGCSISALPQPHQESLGLLQLLAKGSVRMRRRNPRHARRHDLVTMETLHAAPTSPTAPSSSSLLPTAQQNLNLPANGSSDGVPVPPPQNATVDPTTSSDTAVAPPPAAVRELVVSAGQSVEVTLPRNEVELNAYVVPTPQPGSSYAFDWRLKTHPRNYTGEMEGQKGQTLKLSKLTVGLYEFEVTVMDGDGARGRGYVNVTVRPEPRVNKPPVAMVSPKYQEISLPTSSTVIDGSQSTDDDKVVTWHWEEVKGPLREEKVSADTPILTLTNLVPGNYTFSLTVTDSDGATDSTQASLSVNKAKDYKPVANAGPNQAIQLPRNSITLYGNQSTDDHDNLGYEWSLSPESKDKVVEMQGVRTPILQLSAMQEGDYTFQLTVTDSAGQQDTSKVTVIVQPENNQPPVADAGPEKELTLPVDETTLDGTESKDDQKIASYLWTKTSGPDGVKINNADKAVATVTGLEVGEYHFTLTVTDDRKLESSDTVKVIVREEKDQPPVARVLSTPPVSLPVRTAALDGSRSSDDKGGLSFLWSRDDSSPAAGDVLNNSDHQAVLFLGNLVEGKYSFTLQVTDSKGQSSSDRGTVEVRPDPWQRDLVELVLEVSVSQVSQRQRDLLLRQVGVLLGVLDGDIIVREIGAFGEHSTRLVFLVSGGPGRPPLSGRSVTLNLRSKLRKQKNDFLIFKAQDIDTVVCQLNCSGHGECDSFTRKCVCQPFWMENFLRAQLGDAESNCDWSVLYVTIASFLIVVAVATLIWSLVCCCNRRRNKVRRSKSRYKILEGEEQEVMALQPPRTTRLKPAPGPASSALMHSDSDLDSDEGQERGHLLRPQNGSLNNGQGPPRAKKPREELL